Proteins encoded within one genomic window of Mycoplasma phocoenae:
- a CDS encoding carbohydrate ABC transporter permease → MFNIKLKIIKTRTKRIIKYSKQDIKNSINIAESSFGLFKYILKMFVLLFFGLLIIFPLFFMIWMSLIPEDVIANSNGNENIPLFNSFDKLTLDNFKYALNSGYIKALLLTILMMCTSVVLRVLFSLTFGYAFSLRNWKFKKISWLIFLAILVLPEVALLSGQYRVIVALDWKNNELLLLSLTLPFAASVFSGYLYRIAFESIPQSVRDTGKIDGSSEFRFFIKILLPLVKPTTLLVMILTAFAAWNSYAWPNLIINNSSSDFWDLLNLWIFRTGYKIMNGENQSIISIKMAASFLAIMPMMIIYIIFRKTIIRAITNNKFKVTSKS, encoded by the coding sequence GTGTTCAATATAAAATTAAAAATAATAAAAACCCGTACAAAACGAATTATCAAATATAGTAAACAAGACATAAAAAATTCAATTAATATTGCTGAATCATCATTTGGTTTATTCAAATATATTCTAAAAATGTTTGTATTGTTATTTTTTGGATTATTAATTATTTTTCCATTATTTTTTATGATTTGAATGTCATTAATACCTGAAGACGTGATTGCTAATTCTAATGGTAATGAAAACATTCCCTTGTTTAATAGTTTTGACAAATTAACGCTAGATAATTTTAAATATGCTTTAAATAGCGGTTATATTAAAGCCTTGTTATTAACAATATTAATGATGTGTACAAGTGTTGTGTTAAGAGTATTATTTTCGTTAACTTTTGGTTATGCATTTAGTTTAAGAAATTGAAAATTTAAAAAAATATCTTGATTGATATTTTTAGCTATTTTAGTATTACCAGAGGTCGCTTTATTATCTGGGCAATATCGTGTTATAGTTGCTCTGGACTGAAAAAACAATGAGTTATTACTTTTATCTTTGACATTGCCTTTTGCTGCCAGTGTATTCAGCGGATATCTTTACCGCATTGCTTTTGAATCTATACCACAATCTGTACGCGATACAGGGAAAATTGATGGATCAAGTGAATTCAGATTTTTCATAAAAATATTATTACCTTTAGTTAAACCAACAACATTATTAGTAATGATATTAACAGCGTTTGCAGCATGAAATAGTTACGCATGGCCAAATTTAATAATTAATAATTCCTCATCGGATTTTTGAGATTTACTTAATTTATGAATTTTTAGAACTGGATACAAAATAATGAATGGTGAAAATCAATCAATAATATCTATTAAAATGGCCGCTTCGTTTTTAGCAATAATGCCCATGATGATTATTTATATCATATTTAGAAAAACTATCATACGTGCAATTACCAATAATAAATTTAAAGTCACTTCAAAATCTTAA
- a CDS encoding P68 family surface lipoprotein, producing the protein MQKIKRILKMLSPIAVLTPCVLASISCTSRFEQEEREKLRIVTFYSNDVEKKRYKALVEIIDSYNKYVDENQSKNSELMKIEPYVLGKNHEEMISKLRLGLSNKDSSNLGNLILAYPSVAVAIAEYDMSLDFNNSTKNIYDKYTSINKNLLGLDPNKKWVLPFGRSTEIMTIDKLALAHIIKQIDQYNKKINNKSIISTENAKKINEAITQYDSNSTDEKERNFIENYWKITEQSIQKHWNSFDLSYLDDSILDSYDSLYKFSQFVSLLLNESNAQNDVYTLGFDNPISELYMQLFNESGNNWDEYFLKPDKNNSVKLDYKKILNDKTSKEHKIFKSKLSQLLNIINTGRMYTQYSNDYFNSVRIQKDHKILFAISSSRAINYYKYAPNFSLTYKQQNISYLADNGNGLKYQDNNIIWESGKYKKVVLTNDHITNNQRNKIIQFAKDAKDIQVLYNGANAFELFKKNKNDLMKVYINTEYDKKAKKMLPLTPEQIKKIDEVDLNVSDVATYKQMVEEEKKLAKNKYEIIYLIKNIEKTTENYKKLNDNETFVTTTPKYKEKSKDVRGTYFVQGPSLMAMHANQKQNKATQHFVQWLYEHKTNYDKYIATPVERFASQSEYIFPSDNFGKLYKDKHVKNNVFNDIQIENQKSDMLPFEEPVDTSSQIFREAIEVNLNLAIKDSYKKDNQLTIDQLIMNIKNKIK; encoded by the coding sequence ATGCAAAAAATTAAAAGAATATTAAAGATGTTATCTCCTATTGCAGTGTTAACTCCCTGTGTATTAGCATCAATTAGTTGTACATCACGCTTTGAACAAGAAGAAAGAGAAAAATTAAGAATCGTTACATTTTATTCAAACGATGTAGAGAAAAAAAGATATAAAGCTTTAGTTGAAATTATTGATTCATACAATAAGTATGTAGATGAAAATCAATCAAAAAATAGTGAACTAATGAAAATTGAACCTTATGTTTTAGGAAAAAATCATGAAGAAATGATTAGTAAATTGCGTTTGGGTTTAAGCAATAAAGATAGTTCAAATTTAGGAAATTTAATACTGGCCTACCCATCAGTAGCTGTTGCTATAGCTGAATATGATATGAGTCTGGATTTCAATAATTCTACTAAAAACATTTATGATAAATATACGAGTATTAACAAAAACTTGCTAGGATTGGATCCAAACAAAAAATGAGTACTTCCATTCGGAAGAAGTACAGAAATAATGACTATTGACAAATTAGCATTGGCTCATATTATTAAACAAATTGACCAATACAACAAAAAAATAAATAACAAAAGCATAATTTCAACAGAAAATGCTAAAAAAATAAATGAAGCAATAACTCAATATGACTCAAATTCAACGGATGAAAAAGAAAGAAATTTTATTGAAAATTATTGAAAAATTACCGAACAAAGTATACAAAAACACTGAAATTCATTTGATCTATCTTATTTAGATGACTCAATTTTGGATTCGTATGATTCATTGTACAAATTTAGTCAATTCGTTAGCTTATTATTGAATGAGTCGAATGCGCAAAACGACGTTTATACATTAGGATTTGATAATCCAATTAGTGAATTATATATGCAATTGTTCAATGAATCTGGAAACAATTGGGATGAATATTTTTTAAAACCAGATAAAAATAACAGTGTTAAATTAGATTACAAAAAAATTCTTAACGATAAAACAAGTAAAGAACATAAAATTTTCAAATCTAAGTTAAGTCAATTGTTGAATATTATCAATACTGGTAGAATGTATACTCAATATTCAAATGATTATTTTAATTCAGTGAGAATTCAAAAAGATCACAAAATACTGTTTGCAATAAGCTCTTCCAGAGCAATAAATTACTATAAATATGCTCCGAATTTTTCTTTAACATACAAACAACAAAACATTTCTTATTTAGCGGATAATGGTAACGGATTAAAATATCAAGATAACAATATCATTTGAGAATCTGGAAAATACAAAAAAGTAGTTTTAACAAATGATCATATAACAAATAATCAACGAAACAAAATTATTCAATTTGCCAAAGATGCAAAAGATATTCAGGTTTTATATAATGGTGCAAACGCTTTTGAATTATTTAAGAAAAACAAAAATGATTTAATGAAAGTTTACATTAATACCGAATATGATAAAAAAGCTAAAAAAATGTTACCTTTAACACCTGAACAAATAAAAAAAATAGATGAAGTTGATCTTAATGTTTCCGATGTTGCCACATATAAACAAATGGTTGAAGAAGAAAAAAAACTTGCAAAAAATAAATACGAAATTATTTATTTAATTAAAAATATTGAAAAAACTACTGAAAATTATAAAAAATTGAATGATAATGAAACATTTGTAACAACAACACCTAAATATAAAGAAAAGTCAAAAGATGTTCGTGGTACATATTTTGTTCAAGGACCTTCATTAATGGCCATGCATGCTAATCAGAAACAAAACAAAGCAACTCAGCATTTTGTTCAATGATTGTATGAACATAAAACAAATTATGATAAATATATAGCTACACCGGTAGAAAGATTTGCAAGCCAATCTGAATATATATTTCCTTCAGATAATTTTGGAAAATTATACAAAGATAAACATGTAAAAAATAACGTTTTCAATGATATTCAAATTGAAAATCAAAAAAGCGATATGCTGCCTTTTGAAGAACCTGTAGATACTTCTAGTCAAATATTCAGAGAAGCCATAGAAGTTAATTTGAATTTAGCTATAAAAGATTCTTATAAAAAAGATAATCAATTAACTATCGATCAATTAATAATGAATATAAAAAACAAAATAAAATAA
- a CDS encoding acetate/propionate family kinase — protein MNKKILVINAGSSSMKWSLFTEQDLKVIASGLAERINVDGRIICKFNDQKFTQDIELKNHEEAVKAVMNQWKENNVVESLEEIHTVGFRVVNAGPNLMKSTIITEEVLNSIKEYTKLAPLHNPGAIQTIEAFKKLLPNAKLTMTVDTGFHATIPEINYTYAINKDIADKHAIRKYGFHGISHRFITWKLEQILNKEKVNFVNLHLGNGSSLCAVKDSQSIDTTMGFTPLSGVMMGTRCGDVDPSIPVYLSKELNITIDEAANILNNQSGLLGVSGVSSDMRDLEEKAETNPRAKFALDLFAQKSADYLANYLNKIQNKPDAIVFTAGIGENGASARQNIIDRIHSYNVKLDEKNLERGGDYWLISSPESEIPVYVIRTDEELMIATDAKNL, from the coding sequence ATGAATAAGAAAATATTAGTTATAAATGCTGGTTCTTCTTCAATGAAATGATCTCTTTTCACAGAACAAGATTTAAAAGTTATTGCTTCAGGTCTTGCTGAAAGAATCAATGTTGACGGTAGAATCATCTGTAAATTCAATGACCAAAAATTTACACAAGACATCGAATTAAAAAACCATGAAGAAGCTGTTAAAGCAGTAATGAATCAATGAAAAGAAAACAATGTTGTTGAATCATTAGAAGAAATTCACACAGTTGGATTTAGAGTGGTTAATGCCGGTCCAAACTTAATGAAATCAACAATCATTACTGAAGAAGTTTTAAATTCTATTAAAGAATATACAAAATTAGCACCATTACATAACCCAGGTGCTATCCAAACTATTGAAGCTTTTAAAAAATTATTGCCAAATGCAAAATTAACTATGACGGTTGATACAGGATTCCACGCAACTATTCCTGAAATTAATTACACATACGCAATCAATAAGGACATAGCAGACAAACACGCTATTCGTAAATACGGTTTCCACGGAATCAGTCACCGTTTCATAACATGAAAATTAGAGCAAATCTTAAATAAAGAAAAAGTTAACTTTGTAAACTTACACTTAGGTAACGGTTCATCATTATGTGCTGTTAAAGATTCACAATCAATTGACACAACAATGGGATTCACTCCTTTAAGTGGTGTAATGATGGGAACAAGATGTGGTGATGTTGATCCATCTATTCCAGTATACTTATCAAAAGAATTAAACATAACCATTGATGAAGCTGCAAACATATTGAATAATCAATCAGGATTATTAGGTGTGAGTGGTGTTTCAAGTGATATGCGTGATTTAGAAGAAAAAGCAGAAACAAATCCTCGTGCTAAATTCGCTCTTGATTTATTTGCTCAAAAATCAGCTGATTATTTAGCAAATTATTTAAACAAAATTCAAAACAAACCAGACGCTATTGTATTTACTGCTGGTATTGGTGAAAACGGTGCATCTGCAAGACAAAACATTATTGATAGAATTCACTCATACAACGTTAAATTAGATGAAAAAAACCTTGAAAGAGGTGGAGATTACTGATTAATTTCATCACCTGAAAGTGAAATTCCAGTATATGTAATTCGTACAGACGAAGAATTAATGATTGCTACTGACGCAAAAAACTTATAA
- a CDS encoding MAG0110 family membrane protein: MYEYDTEYNGGNYSNTTYKTIANTKTQHKLLGLTSIFLGIGMLITVLFAGVLTAIPAVQKLAANAFDQTSNSASMLSLIFIATLIFQFILSLVLQMVFSYKRVEKINWVGALIGYSLMVAVATFNLTVVTMFVQMYTNIEGYKIVCTFAIPVLIVITMGVLAYFGKINFSKYYWLISIALIAGLICFIVSYFLIFTGAGELFYNVYLALTIMAVTAIIGVNFEMIRKFSNSLTENKIPDEKKIIMTSSIIFAFNIYLLFITLIWKMMRVFFRNSK; the protein is encoded by the coding sequence ATGTACGAATACGACACAGAGTACAATGGCGGAAATTACAGCAATACCACTTATAAAACAATCGCTAATACAAAAACACAACACAAATTGTTAGGTTTAACAAGTATATTTTTAGGCATTGGTATGCTTATTACTGTTTTATTTGCTGGTGTATTAACTGCAATACCCGCAGTTCAAAAACTAGCAGCAAATGCTTTTGACCAAACAAGTAATTCAGCTTCGATGCTTTCATTGATATTTATTGCAACATTGATTTTTCAATTTATTCTTTCATTAGTATTACAAATGGTATTTTCATACAAGCGAGTGGAAAAAATTAATTGAGTAGGAGCTTTAATAGGTTATTCACTTATGGTTGCTGTAGCAACGTTTAACTTAACAGTTGTAACTATGTTTGTTCAAATGTATACTAACATCGAAGGATACAAAATAGTTTGTACATTTGCAATACCAGTACTGATTGTTATAACAATGGGTGTATTAGCTTATTTTGGAAAAATAAATTTTTCTAAATATTATTGACTTATTTCAATAGCGTTAATAGCCGGATTAATATGTTTCATTGTTTCTTACTTTTTAATCTTTACTGGTGCAGGCGAATTATTTTATAATGTATATCTTGCATTAACAATTATGGCTGTCACAGCAATCATTGGAGTCAATTTTGAAATGATTAGAAAATTCAGTAACTCACTAACAGAAAATAAAATTCCAGATGAAAAGAAAATAATAATGACTTCAAGTATCATTTTTGCCTTCAATATTTATTTACTATTTATAACATTGATTTGAAAAATGATGAGAGTATTTTTCAGAAATTCAAAATAA
- the whiA gene encoding DNA-binding protein WhiA — MTFTQEIKDEIIKLKLTQRNIEEFIRGIIYSKNEHANIFLIINNADVLSYIKQALDLVLIKYEQPRKNGISFTVSKDFMNKRIKKQQDFFAGLFLVTGSVSDVNSTLYHLEIKVQNKLKADEIVKILSPYGLQFKYTKRKEYQILYIKKVEQICDFLKAIGAIESYFQFEKVKIERDMKNSTNRLINFDYYNLKKIAKVNVEFNKAYEWVINNKQEQNFTKEQMIVYKLKNEDLGSSLNDLVILLEEKGIKKSKSVIYYYIKKIIKFYNDNSLNKN; from the coding sequence ATGACTTTCACACAAGAAATTAAAGACGAAATTATTAAATTAAAATTAACACAAAGAAATATTGAAGAATTCATTCGTGGGATTATTTATTCAAAAAATGAACACGCAAACATATTTTTAATAATTAATAACGCTGATGTTCTTTCATACATAAAACAAGCGCTAGATTTAGTTTTAATTAAATATGAACAACCACGTAAAAACGGGATCTCATTTACAGTTTCAAAAGATTTTATGAATAAAAGAATTAAAAAACAGCAAGATTTTTTTGCCGGGTTATTTTTAGTCACGGGAAGTGTAAGTGATGTTAATTCAACACTTTATCACTTAGAAATAAAAGTCCAAAATAAATTAAAGGCTGATGAAATTGTTAAAATCTTATCACCATATGGCCTTCAATTTAAATATACTAAACGCAAAGAATATCAAATTCTTTATATTAAAAAAGTGGAACAAATTTGCGATTTTTTGAAAGCTATCGGAGCCATAGAATCATACTTCCAATTTGAAAAAGTCAAAATTGAAAGAGATATGAAAAATTCAACAAATAGATTAATCAATTTTGATTATTACAACTTAAAAAAAATAGCAAAAGTTAATGTAGAATTTAACAAAGCATACGAATGAGTAATAAATAATAAACAAGAACAAAATTTTACCAAAGAACAAATGATTGTATATAAATTAAAAAACGAAGACTTAGGATCAAGTTTAAATGATTTGGTAATTTTATTGGAAGAAAAGGGTATTAAAAAGTCAAAAAGTGTTATTTATTACTATATAAAAAAAATAATAAAATTTTATAATGATAATAGTTTAAATAAAAATTAA
- a CDS encoding NUDIX hydrolase, translating into MEKSKILYENKWINLYETSNGFVYAQRKGVDSIACLCIRKQKNNEYEFLIHYQPLPEIVLKQRWDTCFPCVITGSIELNENPLNAAIREIYEEGGIKVGVNNLIAENKFVSTTQMNETVYAYLFDVTNLKQEIPQNDDSIFESVSYNAWISEQKLRDIIQNKLTLSSLSNLYNLFIITKTQ; encoded by the coding sequence ATGGAAAAATCAAAAATTTTATATGAAAATAAATGAATTAATTTATACGAAACCTCAAACGGTTTTGTTTATGCACAAAGAAAAGGAGTTGACAGTATTGCTTGTTTATGCATAAGGAAGCAAAAAAATAATGAATATGAATTTTTAATTCATTATCAACCCTTGCCTGAAATTGTTTTAAAACAAAGATGAGATACTTGTTTCCCTTGTGTTATTACAGGTAGTATAGAATTAAATGAAAATCCCTTAAATGCTGCTATAAGAGAGATTTATGAAGAAGGAGGTATTAAAGTTGGGGTTAATAATTTAATTGCTGAAAACAAGTTTGTTTCAACAACCCAAATGAATGAAACTGTTTATGCATATTTATTTGATGTAACAAATTTAAAGCAAGAAATACCCCAAAATGATGATTCAATTTTTGAAAGCGTTTCCTATAATGCATGAATTAGTGAACAAAAACTTCGTGATATTATACAAAATAAGCTAACATTATCATCTTTATCCAATTTATACAATCTTTTTATAATAACCAAAACACAATAA
- a CDS encoding dimethylarginine dimethylaminohydrolase family protein → MKKFEDIIVRTPAGSMVDGISSGLYNQTPVDYELAKEQHKIYIKTLEEAGLKVRVTEKLEKFPDSCFVEDTAVIVPGRELAILTNPGADSRNGEKEFMLPVLREYFPEDKIKKITSPGTLDGGDVMMVGDTYFVGMSERTNDEGIRQFHNFLAEIGKKVVPVPMTEMLHLKTGVNYLEHNNLLISGEFLDYPTFKDFNQVVVDEPGEEYAANCIWVNDTIIVPSGYPVLEAKVRALKKSDGQPYRVVTCDTSEYKKLDGGLSCLSLRF, encoded by the coding sequence ATGAAAAAATTTGAAGATATAATAGTTAGAACACCAGCTGGAAGCATGGTAGACGGAATTTCATCAGGTCTATACAACCAAACACCAGTTGATTACGAATTAGCTAAAGAACAACACAAAATTTACATTAAAACATTAGAAGAAGCAGGACTAAAAGTTCGTGTAACAGAAAAATTAGAAAAATTCCCAGACTCATGTTTCGTAGAAGATACAGCAGTTATCGTTCCAGGACGTGAATTAGCAATCTTAACAAACCCAGGGGCAGATTCACGTAATGGTGAAAAAGAATTTATGTTACCAGTATTAAGAGAATACTTCCCAGAAGACAAAATTAAAAAAATTACTTCTCCAGGTACATTAGATGGTGGAGATGTTATGATGGTTGGAGATACATACTTCGTAGGTATGTCAGAACGTACAAACGACGAAGGAATTAGACAATTCCACAACTTCTTAGCAGAAATTGGTAAAAAAGTAGTTCCAGTTCCTATGACAGAAATGTTACACCTAAAAACCGGAGTTAACTACTTAGAACATAATAACTTATTAATTTCAGGTGAATTCTTAGACTACCCAACATTTAAAGACTTTAACCAAGTTGTTGTTGACGAACCAGGTGAAGAATATGCAGCAAACTGTATCTGAGTAAATGATACAATTATTGTTCCATCAGGATACCCTGTTTTAGAAGCTAAAGTAAGAGCTCTTAAAAAATCAGATGGTCAACCATATAGAGTTGTAACATGTGATACTTCAGAATACAAAAAACTTGATGGTGGATTAAGCTGTCTATCATTAAGATTCTAA
- a CDS encoding dimethylarginine dimethylaminohydrolase family protein, whose translation MNSVQYKRFIVRKPGKSMVDGINDWGELANLGKPVFANALKQWEDYVKSIKSLGIEVIELPALEEYPDSCFVEDPVVVVPGEMAIMTNPGDKTRNGEKLAMEETIKKLFPADKIKHITAPGLMDGGDVLPIGDTFYIGLSKRTNQAAIDQFGEFVKPLGKKVVGVPVNDFLHLKTGTTYIGNNNLLVTREFRTAEVFKDFNLIMVPDEEDYAVNVININGTIFMPAGYPKTKAMLEKLEGYKGIVESDTSEYKKIDGGFTCLSVRF comes from the coding sequence ATGAATTCAGTTCAATATAAAAGATTTATTGTACGTAAACCAGGAAAATCAATGGTTGACGGTATTAATGATTGAGGAGAATTAGCAAATTTAGGAAAACCAGTATTTGCTAACGCCCTAAAACAATGAGAAGATTATGTAAAAAGCATTAAATCACTTGGAATCGAAGTAATCGAATTACCAGCATTAGAAGAATACCCAGATTCATGCTTTGTTGAAGACCCAGTAGTGGTTGTTCCAGGGGAAATGGCTATTATGACAAATCCAGGAGACAAAACACGTAATGGTGAAAAATTGGCAATGGAAGAAACAATTAAAAAATTATTCCCAGCTGACAAAATTAAACACATTACAGCGCCAGGATTAATGGATGGTGGAGACGTATTACCAATTGGTGACACATTTTACATTGGTTTGAGTAAACGTACAAACCAAGCAGCTATCGACCAATTTGGAGAATTTGTTAAACCTTTAGGCAAAAAAGTAGTAGGAGTACCAGTTAACGACTTTTTACACCTAAAAACCGGAACAACATACATTGGAAACAATAATTTATTAGTAACAAGAGAATTTAGAACAGCTGAAGTATTTAAAGACTTTAATTTAATTATGGTTCCAGATGAAGAAGACTACGCTGTAAATGTAATTAACATAAATGGAACAATTTTCATGCCAGCTGGATATCCAAAAACAAAAGCAATGCTAGAAAAACTAGAAGGATACAAAGGAATCGTAGAATCAGATACATCAGAATACAAAAAAATTGACGGTGGATTCACTTGTTTATCAGTAAGATTCTAA
- the argF gene encoding ornithine carbamoyltransferase, with product MPVNLKGRSLDSALNFTTEEVRYVLELSKKLKASKEQGLHTNNRPLVGKNIAIMFQKDSTRTRCAFEVAAFDLGAGCTYIGPAGSNFGKKESIEDTAMVLGRFYDGIEFRGFKQSDVDALVKYSGVPVWNGLTDAEHPTQMFADYMTMEEHVGNMSGKKVVFAGDIKNNVARSIMIGGAFVGAHVVLCGPKEQHELVKTGEGFKEVFEECQKLFARNGGSVSFSDNKIEAAKDADVIYTDVWVSLGEPFEIFEARIKELGSFQVDMDMIKAAKENVVFLHCLPAFHDDHTQFSAKIKEDFGAKYPVVATGAMEVTDEVFKSKHNKAMDQAENRMHTIKAVILATIGY from the coding sequence ATGCCTGTAAATTTAAAAGGAAGAAGTTTAGACTCAGCTTTAAACTTCACAACAGAAGAAGTTAGATACGTTTTAGAACTATCTAAAAAATTAAAAGCATCAAAAGAACAAGGATTACACACAAACAACCGTCCACTAGTTGGAAAAAACATTGCAATCATGTTCCAAAAAGACTCAACAAGAACACGTTGTGCATTCGAAGTTGCTGCATTCGATTTAGGAGCTGGATGTACATACATCGGGCCTGCTGGATCAAACTTCGGTAAAAAAGAATCAATCGAAGATACAGCTATGGTTTTAGGAAGATTCTATGATGGAATCGAATTCCGTGGATTTAAACAAAGCGACGTTGACGCTTTAGTTAAATACTCAGGTGTACCAGTATGAAATGGATTAACAGATGCTGAACACCCAACACAAATGTTTGCTGACTACATGACAATGGAAGAACACGTAGGAAACATGAGTGGTAAAAAAGTTGTTTTCGCTGGAGACATCAAAAACAACGTTGCTCGTTCAATCATGATTGGTGGAGCATTCGTAGGAGCTCACGTAGTATTATGTGGACCTAAAGAACAACACGAACTTGTTAAAACAGGAGAAGGATTCAAAGAAGTATTCGAAGAATGTCAAAAACTATTTGCACGTAACGGTGGATCAGTTTCATTCAGCGATAACAAAATTGAAGCTGCTAAAGATGCAGACGTTATTTACACAGACGTTTGAGTATCATTAGGAGAACCATTTGAAATTTTTGAAGCACGTATCAAAGAATTAGGATCATTCCAAGTTGATATGGATATGATCAAAGCTGCTAAAGAAAACGTTGTATTCTTACACTGTTTACCAGCATTCCACGATGATCATACACAATTCTCAGCAAAAATTAAAGAAGACTTCGGAGCTAAATACCCAGTTGTTGCAACAGGAGCAATGGAAGTTACTGACGAAGTATTCAAATCAAAACACAACAAAGCTATGGATCAAGCTGAAAACCGTATGCATACAATTAAAGCAGTTATTCTAGCAACAATAGGATATTAA
- the arcC gene encoding carbamate kinase — protein sequence MSRIVIALGGNALGNNPSEQKELVKLPAKKIAELVKAGHEVIIGHGNGPQVGMIFNGFVAAHEVNAKSPLVPLPESGAMSQGYIGYHMVSAISNAFKDENLTENEVLYILTQTIVDKNDKAFANPTKPIGPFFATREAAEEANPNSTIVEDAGRGFRKVVASPLPINFVGINQITKAIDNGATVVVGGGGGIPTIVDENGHIDGTDGVIDKDFALAKLASLAKADYFVVLTAIDNVMVNYNKPDQKALKQVTVSELNEYISQNQFAPGSMLPKVQAAIKFVEDGGKAAFIGDLKDLEDIINEKTGTKITK from the coding sequence ATGTCAAGAATAGTTATTGCCTTAGGTGGAAACGCATTAGGAAACAATCCAAGCGAACAAAAAGAATTAGTAAAATTACCAGCTAAAAAAATTGCTGAATTAGTTAAAGCTGGACACGAAGTTATCATTGGACACGGAAACGGACCACAAGTTGGAATGATTTTCAACGGATTCGTTGCTGCACACGAAGTTAACGCTAAATCACCATTAGTACCATTACCAGAATCAGGAGCTATGTCTCAAGGTTACATTGGATACCACATGGTTAGTGCAATTTCAAATGCATTCAAAGATGAAAACTTAACAGAAAATGAAGTGTTATACATTTTAACTCAAACAATCGTTGATAAAAACGATAAAGCATTTGCTAACCCAACAAAACCAATCGGACCATTCTTTGCAACACGTGAAGCTGCTGAAGAAGCAAACCCTAACTCAACAATCGTTGAAGACGCAGGACGTGGATTCAGAAAAGTTGTTGCATCACCATTACCAATTAACTTTGTTGGAATTAACCAAATTACTAAAGCTATTGACAACGGTGCTACTGTTGTTGTTGGTGGAGGTGGGGGAATTCCTACAATCGTTGACGAAAATGGACACATTGATGGTACAGACGGTGTTATCGATAAAGACTTTGCATTAGCAAAATTAGCATCATTAGCAAAAGCTGATTACTTTGTGGTTTTAACAGCTATTGATAACGTTATGGTTAACTACAACAAACCAGATCAAAAAGCTCTAAAACAAGTTACAGTATCAGAATTAAATGAATACATTTCACAAAACCAATTCGCACCAGGAAGTATGTTACCAAAAGTTCAAGCTGCTATTAAATTCGTTGAAGATGGTGGAAAAGCTGCTTTCATCGGAGATTTAAAAGATCTTGAAGATATCATTAACGAAAAAACTGGTACAAAAATTACAAAATAA